The Misgurnus anguillicaudatus chromosome 21, ASM2758022v2, whole genome shotgun sequence genome includes a window with the following:
- the irx6a gene encoding Iroquois homeobox protein 6a isoform X1 codes for MVTKEAAMSFSQFGYPYNATSQFFVSANTSTTCCDSISRSVTEGPSAPQSAASFCCPSYENRLLASTRSELNAALGMYGSPYAAAAAAAGQGYANYFPYSADPSAIYSSLNPQYEIKEGSGSLHGTITQPAAYYPYDHSLGQYQYDRYGTVDFNGSTRRKNATRETTSTLKTWLYEHRKNPYPTKGEKIMLAIITKMTLTQVSTWFANARRRLKKENKMTWSPKNKAGDDRKEDLIKTDPDSITKDSKESKDEQDLQFSDLDDIEDEECDKLDSDCEKSCQDDLATSSPPKRDCNPELNFSSFPCGLKNLGPLNSDYLDPLGSKPQQSSSPQSTSISTVALSHFETSEKPRIWSLARTAAAGVVLATQQGDVRIGPGDCQMQTVRLPTVGGGQCGELKALQDPTNLSNTENLYQEGLQGIHKAYTIGSYKNLQIHSSSYSGLSESCQYASVEGFSSTGKTETEHTELNNTCPALQDTKITAFRPVMKRTAKMPINTGTFL; via the exons ATGGTAACAAAAGAAGCAGCTATGTCTTTCTCGCAGTTTGGATATCCTTACAATGCAACCTCTCAG TTTTTCGTGTCGGCAAACACCAGTACGACTTGCTGCGATTCGATTTCCAGGTCGGTGACAGAAGGACCGAGCGCGCCTCAGAGCGCAGCTTCATTCTGCTGTCCCTCCTATGAGAACCGGCTGCTGGCGAGCACGCGCTCGGAGCTCAACGCTGCCCTCGGGATGTACGGGTCTCCTTACGCAGCAGCTGCGGCCGCAGCCGGTCAGGGCTACGCCAACTACTTTCCGTACAGTGCCGACCCCTCCGCCATCTACTCCAGCCTG AACCCACAATATGAAATCAAAGAGGGGTCAGGGAGTCTTCATGGTACTATAACCCAACCCGCTGCCTACTATCCATATGACCACTCACTGGGACAATACCAGTATGATAG ATATGGGACTGTTGATTTTAATGGGTCAACACGGAGAAAGAATGCTACACGTGAGACAACAAGCACTCTTAAAACGTGGCTTTATGAACACCGGAAAAACCCGTATCCGACAAAGGGTGAAAAAATCATGCTGGCCATTATCACTAAAATGACTCTCACACAAGTGTCCACCTGGTTTGCCAATGCAAGAAGGAGACTAAAGAAAGAGAATAAGATGACCTGGTCCCCCAAAAACAAAGCAGGTGATGACAGGAAAGAAGACCTCATTAAGACTGACCCGGACAGCATTACCAAAG ACTCCAAAGAGAGTAAGGATGAGCAAGACCTGCAGTTCAGTGACCTGGACGACATTGAGGACGAGGAATGTGACAAGCTGGACAGTGACTGTGAGAAATCGTGTCAGGATGACCTCGCAACTTCCTCCCCACCAAAGAGAGACTGTAACCCTGAGCTGAACTTCTCATCCTTTCCCTGTGGCCTGAAGAATTTGGGACCTCTGAACTCGGACTATCTGGATCCGCTCGGCTCCAAACCACAGCAGTCCTCCTCACCTCAGTCCACTTCCATAAGCACTGTGGCACTCTCTCATTTTGAGACATCGGAAAAGCCCCGGATCTGGTCGCTGGCACGCACAGCTGCCGCAGGGGTTGTATTAGCCACACAGCAAGGAGACGTACGGATTGGGCCTGGAGACTGTCAGATGCAGACAGTCAGGTTGCCCACAGTTGGAGGAGGGCAGTGTGGTGAGCTGAAGGCCCTTCAGGACCCTACAAACTTGAGCAATACTGAAAATCTTTACCAGGAAGGACTGCAGGGGATACATAAAGCATACACGATTGGGAGCTACAAGAACCTTCAGATACACTCTTCATCCTATTCAGGACTGTCTGAATCCTGCCAGTATGCCTCAGTGGAAG GGTTCTCCAGCACAGGAAAGACAGAGACAGAACACACTGAGCTCAATAATACATGTCCAGCACTCCAGGATACTAAAATCACTGCATTCAGACCTGTAATGAAGAG GACTGCGAAAATGCCAATAAACACGGGGACATTTTTATGA
- the irx6a gene encoding Iroquois homeobox protein 6a isoform X2, whose protein sequence is MVTKEAAMSFSQFGYPYNATSQFFVSANTSTTCCDSISRSVTEGPSAPQSAASFCCPSYENRLLASTRSELNAALGMYGSPYAAAAAAAGQGYANYFPYSADPSAIYSSLNPQYEIKEGSGSLHGTITQPAAYYPYDHSLGQYQYDRYGTVDFNGSTRRKNATRETTSTLKTWLYEHRKNPYPTKGEKIMLAIITKMTLTQVSTWFANARRRLKKENKMTWSPKNKAGDDRKEDLIKTDPDSITKDSKESKDEQDLQFSDLDDIEDEECDKLDSDCEKSCQDDLATSSPPKRDCNPELNFSSFPCGLKNLGPLNSDYLDPLGSKPQQSSSPQSTSISTVALSHFETSEKPRIWSLARTAAAGVVLATQQGDVRIGPGDCQMQTVRLPTVGGGQCGELKALQDPTNLSNTENLYQEGLQGIHKAYTIGSYKNLQIHSSSYSGLSESCQYASVEGFSSTGKTETEHTELNNTCPALQDTKITAFRPVMKR, encoded by the exons ATGGTAACAAAAGAAGCAGCTATGTCTTTCTCGCAGTTTGGATATCCTTACAATGCAACCTCTCAG TTTTTCGTGTCGGCAAACACCAGTACGACTTGCTGCGATTCGATTTCCAGGTCGGTGACAGAAGGACCGAGCGCGCCTCAGAGCGCAGCTTCATTCTGCTGTCCCTCCTATGAGAACCGGCTGCTGGCGAGCACGCGCTCGGAGCTCAACGCTGCCCTCGGGATGTACGGGTCTCCTTACGCAGCAGCTGCGGCCGCAGCCGGTCAGGGCTACGCCAACTACTTTCCGTACAGTGCCGACCCCTCCGCCATCTACTCCAGCCTG AACCCACAATATGAAATCAAAGAGGGGTCAGGGAGTCTTCATGGTACTATAACCCAACCCGCTGCCTACTATCCATATGACCACTCACTGGGACAATACCAGTATGATAG ATATGGGACTGTTGATTTTAATGGGTCAACACGGAGAAAGAATGCTACACGTGAGACAACAAGCACTCTTAAAACGTGGCTTTATGAACACCGGAAAAACCCGTATCCGACAAAGGGTGAAAAAATCATGCTGGCCATTATCACTAAAATGACTCTCACACAAGTGTCCACCTGGTTTGCCAATGCAAGAAGGAGACTAAAGAAAGAGAATAAGATGACCTGGTCCCCCAAAAACAAAGCAGGTGATGACAGGAAAGAAGACCTCATTAAGACTGACCCGGACAGCATTACCAAAG ACTCCAAAGAGAGTAAGGATGAGCAAGACCTGCAGTTCAGTGACCTGGACGACATTGAGGACGAGGAATGTGACAAGCTGGACAGTGACTGTGAGAAATCGTGTCAGGATGACCTCGCAACTTCCTCCCCACCAAAGAGAGACTGTAACCCTGAGCTGAACTTCTCATCCTTTCCCTGTGGCCTGAAGAATTTGGGACCTCTGAACTCGGACTATCTGGATCCGCTCGGCTCCAAACCACAGCAGTCCTCCTCACCTCAGTCCACTTCCATAAGCACTGTGGCACTCTCTCATTTTGAGACATCGGAAAAGCCCCGGATCTGGTCGCTGGCACGCACAGCTGCCGCAGGGGTTGTATTAGCCACACAGCAAGGAGACGTACGGATTGGGCCTGGAGACTGTCAGATGCAGACAGTCAGGTTGCCCACAGTTGGAGGAGGGCAGTGTGGTGAGCTGAAGGCCCTTCAGGACCCTACAAACTTGAGCAATACTGAAAATCTTTACCAGGAAGGACTGCAGGGGATACATAAAGCATACACGATTGGGAGCTACAAGAACCTTCAGATACACTCTTCATCCTATTCAGGACTGTCTGAATCCTGCCAGTATGCCTCAGTGGAAG GGTTCTCCAGCACAGGAAAGACAGAGACAGAACACACTGAGCTCAATAATACATGTCCAGCACTCCAGGATACTAAAATCACTGCATTCAGACCTGTAATGAAGAGGTGA